In Primulina eburnea isolate SZY01 chromosome 14, ASM2296580v1, whole genome shotgun sequence, the following proteins share a genomic window:
- the LOC140812834 gene encoding uncharacterized protein has product MGSFPGHVLPGTLFLVVGIWHIWCSVVRYVSNPKLFQVRVWNPVPGFEGRFKYLELYIIAVGGFIDLCIEFLYSTHLKIVVNGVLNPSHMNNFEHSGMLLMFFIFGVITLLSEKTSYLPLPEGALCFIASAAFTAEYLLFYFHSTTHKGLEGYYHFILVVLIGLCILSTIAGALLPTSFPVDLCSGIAIALQGLWFYQTAFTLYGSMMPEGCRLRESEIICHSTEQEVRGELLANFQLFVLVFGVLVFVSGACIYNEQRFRHSNLTIAEE; this is encoded by the exons ATGGGTTCTTTTCCAGGGCATGTTCTTCCTGGGACATTGTTTCTTGTTGTTGGAATCTGGCATATTTGGTGCTCAGTAGTTAGGTATGTGTCGAATCCCAAATTGTTTCAGGTCAGAGTTTGGAACCCTGTTCCTGGTTTTGAGGGGAGGTTCAAGTATTTGGAGCTTTACATTATTGCAGTTGGAGGCTTCATTGATCTATGCATTGAATTTTTGTATTCAACCCATCTCAAGATCGTCGTTAATGGAGTCTTGAATCCTTCTCATATGAACAACTTCGAGCACTCTGGAATGCTACTAATGTTCTTCATCTTCGGTGTCATTACACTGCTCTCAGAGAAAACAAG CTATCTTCCACTTCCAGAAGGTGCATTATGCTTCATTGCCTCAGCAGCGTTCACTGCAGAATACCTTCTCTTCTACTTCCACTCGACTACGCACAAGGGACTCGAAGGGTATTACCATTTCATCCTTGTCGTCCTTATTGGTCTGTGTATCCTATCCACAATCGCTGGCGCCCTCCTGCCAACCAGTTTTCCAGTGGATTTATGCAGTGGAATTGCCATAGCTCTTCAAGGCCTTTGGTTCTATCAAACGGCATTCACCCTTTACGGCTCGATGATGCCAGAGGGTTGTCGCCTTCGAGAAAGCGAAATAATATGTCATTCGACAGAACAGGAAGTTCGCGGCGAGCTACTTGCTAACTTCCAGCTATTCGTGTTGGTCTTTGGAGTTCTTGTTTTCGTTTCAGGGGCGTGTATCTATAACGAGCAACGATTTCGTCATTCTAATCTCACGATTGCAGAAGAATGA
- the LOC140813082 gene encoding growth-regulating factor 4-like translates to MSGTASTSTAVRVGGGGEVGYGGGYRPPFTTMQLQELEHQAMIYKYLVAGLPIPSDLVMPIRRSFESISASLFHHPSLGYCSYYGKKFDPEPGRCRRTDGKKWRCSKDAHPDSKYCERHMHRGRNRSRKPVECQSTSQSLSTALSQISTGSSSNSGSFQGSSSESFQNRPFYPTVNSSGSSLGSNLTKLQMETMPYGIKEFRYIHGLNSDSNDNSFSAEASGSVGNLGLGPSSGGSNWHFTHSQASLSPYLKQKSDSPFIDDSSSQQNMLRAFEPIDLTMPKQQPKDLFFGSDISSAGPVQREQLPVHPFFNEWPTTKESWSNFNDDGSSKNVFSSTHLSISIPRASRDVSPRSDYSPKDA, encoded by the exons ATGAGTGGAACAGCGTCAACATCTACGGCAGTTAGGGTGGGGGGAGGTGGAGAGGTAGGTTATGGTGGAGGATATAGGCCACCATTCACTACAATGCAGTTGCAGGAGCTGGAGCACCAAGCCATGATATACAAGTATCTGGTGGCTGGCCTTCCAATCCCATCGGACCTTGTAATGCCTATTCGGcgaagtttcgagtcgatttcTGCCAGTTTATTCCACCACCCTTCTT TGGGCTATTGTTCCTATTATGGGAAGAAATTTGATCCCGAGCCTGGGAGATGCCGAAGGACAGATGGAAAGAAGTGGAGGTGCTCCAAAGACGCACATCCCGACTCAAAATATTGTGAGCGGCACATGCACCGAGGCCGCAACCGTTCAAGAAAGCCTGTGGAATGTCAATCTACTTCCCAATCCTTGTCAACTGCATTGTCTCAAATCTCGACTGGGAGCAGTAGTAACAGTGGAAGCTTCCAAGGAAGCAGCAGTGAAAGCTTTCAAAACAGACCTTTTTACCCTACTGTTAATTCAAGTGGATCGTCTCTTGGTAGCAATTTGACAAAGCTGCAGATGGAAACCATGCCCTATGGGATCAAGGAGTTCAG GTATATTCATGGGCTGAATTCTGATTCCAATGATAATAGTTTCTCAGCAGAAGCTTCTGGAAGTGTTGGAAATTTAGGCTTGGGCCCTAGCTCAGGCGGCAGCAATTGGCATTTCACACATTCTCAAGCTTCTTTGAGCCCCTACTTAAAACAGAAGTCTGATTCCCCATTTATTGATGATTCTTCTTCCCAACAAAACATGCTTCGTGCTTTTGAACCCATCGATTTGACCATGCCAAAACAGCAGCCGAAAGACTTGTTTTTTGGCAGTGATATTAGTTCAGCAGGTCCAGTACAGCGTGAGCAGCTTCCAGTACATCCTTTCTTCAATGAGTGGCCTACGACTAAGGAATCTTGGTCCAATTTCAACGATGATGGATCCAGCAAAAATGTCTTTTCATCGACTCATCTGTCCATCTCAATTCCCCGAGCATCTCGTGATGTTTCTCCAAGGAGTGATTACTCTCCTAAAG ATGCTTGA